One window of the Perca flavescens isolate YP-PL-M2 chromosome 5, PFLA_1.0, whole genome shotgun sequence genome contains the following:
- the LOC114556142 gene encoding alpha-(1,3)-fucosyltransferase 7 translates to MTTLRSRTFFILLLLISLLSLLYYSFLDQKLYLQKYHPAVSKRNISILLWHWPFGRSYRLDGDKCLEMYNISHCFLTDNTSTFPSADVVVFHHQELRKGLSLLPLHLDRPASQHWVWLSMEPPVNNANLTQLTGLFNWTMSYRRDADIFIPYGKTMVGGDELGFRPASNHSCLVSWVVSRYKPHQARAFVYQDLKNHIPIEVYGKWNKKPLSKKKLLPTIAKCVFYLSFENSEAKDYISEKLWRNAFQAGVIPVVLGPSRVTYEALAPPGSFIHVDDFKTTADLAAYLKHVAADRQAYEEYFRWHHTHRIKTYTDWRERLCQICVKYPSLPGNKVYQDLESWVNS, encoded by the coding sequence ATGACAACATTGAGATCCCGAAccttcttcatcctcctcctcctcatctccctcTTATCCCTGCTTTATTACAGCTTCTTGGACCAGAAGCTCTATCTGCAGAAATATCATCCAGCTGTTTCTAAAAGAAACATCAGCATCCTGCTGTGGCACTGGCCATTTGGCCGCTCTTATAGGCTTGATGGAGACAAATGCCTCGAGATGTACAACATCAGTCACTGTTTCCTCACTGACAACACATCCACCTTCCCGTCTGCTGATGTGGTTGTCTTCCACCACCAGGAGCTGAGAAAAGGTCTGTCCCTGCTGCCCCTGCACCTAGATCGCCCGGCCTCCCAGCATTGGGTGTGGCTGTCAATGGAGCCTCCTGTCAACAATGCAAACCTCACACAGCTCACCGGCCTCTTTAACTGGACGATGAGCTACAGACGTGATGCAGACATATTCATCCCATATGGAAAAACCATGGTAGGAGGTGATGAGCTAGGCTTCCGGCCTGCTTCAAATCACTCCTGCCTTGTCAGCTGGGTGGTCAGCAGATACAAACCTCACCAAGCTAGGGCTTTTGTTTACCAAGATCTAAAGAATCATATCCCCATAGAGGTATACGGAAAGTGGAACAAGAAACCCCTATCAAAAAAGAAGCTGTTGCCCACAATTGCAAAGTGTGTTTTTTACCTGTCTTTTGAGAACTCTGAGGCAAAGGATTACATCAGTGAGAAGCTCTGGAGGAACGCTTTCCAAGCAGGGGTCATACCAGTAGTTCTCGGCCCCAGCAGGGTGACCTATGAAGCCCTGGCTCCCCCTGGTTCCTTTATCCATGTAGATGATTTCAAGACCACAGCAGATCTGGCTGCCTATCTGAAGCATGtggctgcagacagacaggcctaTGAGGAGTACTTCCGGTGGCACCACACTCACAGAATAAAAACCTACACTGACTGGAGAGAAAGGCTGTGTCAAATCTGTGTTAAATACCCCAGTTTACCAGGCAATAAAGTCTATCAGGACCTGGAGAGCTGGGTTAACAGCTAA